TTGGCAACAGACTGGTCCTTCAGCCAAGTTCCAATGATCGTATTGACTTCCTCAGGCTTCTCCCACAGAGCCCAGTGTGAGGAATCAACCTGCTTCAGAGTCAGTCGCGGGAGCTGCTTCGCCATAGATTTGGCCAAGTGAGGCGGCAAAGCCTGATCCCTCAGCGCCTGGATGAATAGCGTAGGAATCTGGATCTCCCGGTCGAGAACAGCAAGTTCATCTTCAAAGTTCACATCACGAGTGCGGTACCAGTTGACTATAGAAGTGATCAGCAAGAATCTAACCAACGAATCAAAAGAAGCCATACGTGGTCCATGAATCCCATTCCGAACAAACTCATTCGTATAAAACTCCAACTCCTGGAGAAAGTCAGCATACGAGCCCCAATCCCAGATCAAATAAATGCAACTTACCTCCTCGCTCAACAACCTGGAAAGTTTCAACTCGCCAAGCTTATCAAGCAAAACACCCTTGTAGGCATCAAACCCAGATTCGCCTGCCTCCGTGCGCCCCCCATACAGCGCGAGCAAAAACTGACGGATCTCATCCTTCGACCGAACAACCTTCTCCACCTCCCCGCTCTTGAACTGCAGCTGGTACGCGAAGTTCGGTGTCACGTCGCGGATAAGGTCTTCCATGAGGAAATACTTGGCCGTGGGTCGGACATAATGCACACAGACTGTGAATAGATGGCTTACTAGCTCTGGATGCCAGAGGGCAATGCGGTAGGCGAGTCCTGCACCCCTGTTTTGTGTATTAGCTGTGCGGTCTTGGGGGAAAAAAGGTTGCTCCGGGGGGTGTGCTTGCCAATCATGTCCACCTAGGATGATTTGGGTTTCGCCTAGATGGGTTGCTAGGGCTTTGATGTCCGCTGCGCAACGTTTGAGGGCATATGCGGTGAAATCGTCCGGGGCATCCTTGTTGGATTGTTGTTAGATTACAATTCCCAGAACAGGGTGGAAAGACTCACTGTCCGTCCGTATCCAAGGCAGTCGGGGGCTACCACCCGAAATCCCATGTCTACGAGCATGGGAATCTGATACCGCCATCCCATGGAGAGATCGGGGAAGCCATGGATCTATGGAGAGTATACGTCAACGTATGTGACGTTTTCATTGAGCTGGCTGCTTACCAGGAAGACAGTAGCTTTGAATTGTCCTGATTTAGGTTGGCTGAGAATGTAGGCTACAAATCGTCAGTTCAAATTAAAATTTCTAATAAATACTGTAGATCATAAGCTCTGCTTGGGAGTGTGGTATTCTCACAGTAGTTATAGCCGTTCAATGTAGCGGTCTTGTACTCAATGCGGGAGTCACCCGATACTTGGATCTTGTCGATTGGCATGGCGAGTTGATCTAGGCAGTGATAGTTCCACGATTATGTTTTCAAGTTCGGTCTGTAAGGAAGGGGGGTCTTATGTTGCGTGGAGTGCTTAAAGACACGTGTACACCGACAGGCTATTAAGTCGATCAATGTACAGTTTGGGGGAGACAGGTTTCACAATGATATTTTTTTGATATATAATCATCGGAGAGGTGGCACCCCGAGCCCCTCCCAGTGCCTCGGCACGCCGGTAGCCTATAGGGCGCCAAGCTATCACATAGACCCCACCACCTACGTTCTGACAGTATGGCACAATGTCATCGTATTTCACTACAGAGTACTTCGTACAGAGTGGTCCACCCCACCAAAAACGCGTCTAGGAATTAGCACCTAGTCAGTTCAACTACCTACCATGCCACTAAGACGCGATCTCAATCCTTTCAAAAATCAACCAAAcaagagggtaggatcttactagctataCAAGCTATCAAGTGTCGACGGTTACaatggatggtggcacatCTACTGGATGGAGATCCTATCAGTGTAGAATGTGGAGATTGATTGACAAGTTGTCATGTCATGTCTAATATAAAGGAGAAAGAAACCATCTGTCAAGGAAAGTGAGATCTGCCACTACTCCAAGCAGTTGCCTATTAGACCAAAAGATCATAATCAAGTCAATTCCATGAATTGACTTGCAGTGGTATGTATATTAAGGTTCTCCACACACTGGGATCACAAATGGAGAGTCTATCTCTCAGAACGGGACGTCTCATGTGTGATCATAGTCACATGTCCTAGACCGTTCGTGGTTCTTAACCTAGCCCGGTCTTAATTACGTGATTGAAACCTAATTAGTTATTATCACATGATCTAACATCAAGACGTAAAAGGTTGTACCTGGGCGCACTCCCTTCCGCACGGCCAACAGACCATTTCATCAGAGCGAGAGCTCTGACATGCCCAGGACCAACATAAATAGTAGCGCACATGGTTATCTGTGACATAAGAACCAAGTAATCACCTCTATTTCTAAGGCAGCGCGGCGTTTTTAAGTCCCAAAATGAACCCTCCTTCGCCCTTGCCGCGAGATTTCTTACGCTAATTCTTATTAATTGACCGAAACTAAGGAGCAATCTCTTCAAAAATAGACACTCTCTATGGATTCTTATAGATTAGTCCCCAGCCTACTCTAGTACAAGAACTagaagatcttcttctctttaAAATACTAGTTCTTTCTGTAAGCGATTACTAGGTTACAAAATTCATACAAAACAGTATCCTCTCCCCTcgtcagggtgcgggctggcaggacggtatgataggagatgactggtaggaacaggtcataacagatcagattcccctTGACAagtacaggcaggggcaggctattatacaagacgtagctcgaagagctacaacaggatctagatttgaagttcaagataaacaggtcggagatcacttgccgtgatcttcctcttactaagcatcacggttcgcaccgtgacaatatGTAGAAAATTAATATACATAGGTAGCAGCATAACAGTAGGCATAGGTACTATAAAAGGAGATTAGATGTAAAGACTAGGGTAGAAAATTCGTATTTTAAACAAAGACAACGTTAAGGTCGGCTTAAGGAGTAGGCAACGAGGATAAGATACTAGGAGGTATAAGAATACCGGAAGGGAGGGAAAGCGAAGTATCTAATAGGCGCTTAGATAGACTGGGCGAAAAAGGAGAGGACTTAGATTTAGCTGAAGGGGAGCTATTTTCGGCGTCGTTTTAGTGGCCAGTACGGAGTGAAACGAGGGAAAAAACCATGTGAGTCGAGCGTCAATCTTAGGACCGGAGAATGGCTAAAAGTGCTGGGCGAGTGTAGAATAGTGGTATTATAGGGCAGTGGGTGGTCAAGGGGCAGCTGGACGTCCATAGTTGCGGGTGGAAAGGCAGCCGTTTCTTGCCTCAAAAGCGGACATTCCCAGCTTCAATCCCACAGGTCCACACATTCTAGTTGTAAATAGGAGCCACCGCGGCCATTGGCCACTTGTCTGCACGGAAACAAGCGCGAATTTGTTCAGAATGAGAATTAAAATTGGAAACCACACACTCCTGGGGAATAAGACCAAAAAAGAACTTTCCGAAAGGAAGACTTAGGCATCGGACCTTAAAGCCCTGGATTTGGGCTTGCGTTATGCCAAAGCTGTCTGGGCAATCGACGAAACACGGCCGAGAACCCACACGTGTCAATCATTAACCATGCGGTGGTTGTTTTGAGTCCAGCTGCTCCACCTGAAGCCCCCGCTGGTCCTGGGTTCGCCAAGTCATCTGCACAGTGTTCGCAGATCCTCGGGGTCTGATTTTCCAGGGCACGGTGCCATCATGTCTGCCGATTTTCTGGGGGGTAGCGTTGCACAGTGCTGCAAAAGCAGACCAGATGACAGGGACATATCGTTGGGTTATATCCGGGTCCACGTGTTTCTTGATCTCTTCCAGTCGCCGACTCGGTGCAGGCACATGACACCAGATAAACCCAGCTGGAGCAGGTTTAGATAGCCCACCGACAGAGTGTATTAGACGTGCTCCCATTTAGAAAGCTGGTAGAGTCATTTTTATCGTCATTAGGCTGAAATAGGCTGAAAATTGTGAACCCGCCAGACTCATGCTTGGCTCCCCTCCACTTGGACACCAAGCCACAAGCCAAGATCATTGATTCCTGAAGCTTTTCTTTTGATAGAACAGATCGGTCCTCGAACTTCCCAGATTGATGATCTTGGGACATCCATCGCGGTCCTTCTCGAGGCGCGTACATTCAAAGCAGTAAAATGCATCACTTATGCCCTCACCGCCGCAGACGACACACTTGTTCTGGTAGTTTCCGAAGGAACACTCGTCGCAGATACGCACCAGGGTCGTTGGGCGCACGTAGGAATCACACACAGGACATTTTCCGTCGCATTTGTCGCACAGACGGCCGATAGAGATGCCGGGTTGCTTGCGGCACATGACGAGGTCAGGGTGGTGACGAGACATTGTGATTTAAGGGGTGAAACAAGAAAATTAGAATGTTAAAGCTGTAGAAAGTGGAAAGTGGAATGTGGTATGATTAGGCACTCGCTGGAAAAGTGAGAAGAGCATTAGTGTAAAAGAGGgtcaaagaagagaagcCGACGGTGGACCAAGGCTAAGTGGTCTGTGCACGTGATTCCAAGCAGTGTGATTCAAAGCAGCGTGTTGTTTGCGCCTCTTGACCTCAACTCCAATATCTGACCCAGTTCAGAACCTGTAACGTCGCTCATTTCTCTCACAAATTTGGTTATTTCTTGCAAGCAACGTTGTTTGCCGACCACAATGTCTGAAGGGTATGGTTCTCTTCTTCCGTGCAACCCGCGCGCAAGCCTGTGACTGGACCGTTCTAGCTAACATGCACATTACTTTGACAGCCCAGAGACACTCGCATCAGCAGTGGCTGTGCCCAGCCAGGATGCCATCCAGAAGTCTCTGGAGTTGACTGCTAAGCGACGAAAGTCTTCAACTACTGAATACGACACTAAGCGCCGACGACTCAGCTCTACAGATCAAACTTCCCCGCGCTGTCAGCGGCGTCGACCATCATCCCCTCCGCCTACAACGGATGAGTCTGTAGAGATAAAGCCTACGCGACCGCGTGGGGGTCGAGAGGAGGATCGCAAGCGGGGCCAGCGGTTATTCGGGGGGCTGCTTGGGACTCTCTCGCAGAGCTCAAGTTCCGCTGCACAGAGACGGCGTGCTGATATTGAAAAGAAGCAGCAAGAGAAGTTGAAGTCGCAAGACGCCGAGTACGGTGAATTGAAGAAGCGGCGCAAGGAACAGCGTGATGAAATTCGGAGAAGGGAAACGCCGTTGTATGAGCGAGAAGCGGTATGTCCATGTTCTTTCTACTTACATATCGCTGTGATGTACAGTGGTGAGAGTCTTTACTGACTTCTTCATCCCAAGTTGCAAACACGGCATTCGAACATGCTTGCCTTGGCCCATTTCCACAAGACACAGGCAGAGCCGGCTCTGGTGAGTTCTGCTTTCCAATTCATATACTGTGCCCATTAGCTAACCAATGATAGTATTACAAACCATGGCAACCCCGAACTGGCGACGACGCGGTGATAAAACAGCAGAtcgaagaagcagaagcgACTATTGCGCGAGAAGTCGCCGAGTTCGAAGCCCGATATCCACCAGAGGCATTTGCACCCGAACAGCCAACCCAGGTTGAGACACAGCCCACTCAGGCTGTAACAAAACAACAGGCGGGTGAAGAACAACCGCAAATGCCAGAAGAGCAGCAGCGATCAGATGGTCATCCAGACCAGCCATCAGCTCCAGAGCACGAGGCAGATCCGACAGACTCAAAGTCTAAGGAAACGGCTCAGGGTGCTCCGGACACGGTGGGTGTAGACATTAATGACCAAACCCCCGATCTAGCCAAAACGGATGAAACCACCACTAACGTGGAGGAAAGCGCGACTCAAGATCATCATGATGCTCACCGAGATGATGACGGAGGCGAGGTTGTTGAGGATAATGAGGATACTGTGATTTATTAGCTTTCGACTGTAGTCGACCTTTTTGTGTCAAATTATGTGGTGGGATAGCTCTAATTCTCTAGGCCGACACTGACAAATACCCGGGAGCCTTCTTTGTTGCTTTGGATATGTCTATGTGGGATTTAGGATCTCATGGGGTATTGTTTAAGATAGTTTGCGTTCTGTTCACATCCCTAACATAGCCATTTTAAATATCCAACTCCTTCATCCCAAATCACTTCAAAGGAGGTAGGGATGCGATTAAAGGTCTGCCCCAGATCCAGTTCTACCTCCTAAGTCTCGCCGGAACAAGCAGTGATCAAGTTTGAGACAGTAGCATAACGAGTCTAGTACAGTGCTGCTATATTTATTGCGGCTATCGAATTGACGCCCGCTAAAActgaagagatttccagcCTCATCAAGAACACATTCTATCTACACAATTGAAATTTACCGGCCGGGGCGACGAGGTCTGGCGAATCCTCGCGTAGAACCTTGGTCTCGAGCCGGAGTGACTTCCTCTTGCAAACGATCGCCGGTGATCTCGTCAGGGCTAGAGGCTTCAATCTGCTATTTGTGAGCATCCAGactgataaaaaaaaatcacgaCCATCCACAACACGGGGCGAGCATACCTTTTTCTCGATCTTGAGTCCCTCCTGCTCAGCAACGGTGATGGCGTTTCTCCGCGAGCTGGCGTGAAGCATACGCTCTTTGATCGAAGATCCAGTGGGACAGGTGTACACAAAAATGACGACATCGGATCCGGGGTAATGATAGAAAGAATAACGCGGCGAAGAGGAGGAAATGTGTGTGGCAACAGAGTTCGGCTCGACTCCAGACTTGGAGTCGGCCAAGACGATCTTCTCCGTAGGGATATCAACGGTCTGTTCGAAGTTAGCCCCAAGTCTCATAGATCCCATATACATGGCCCATCTCTTCGAGTGCTCTCAAAGAATGACCACAAGCAACAGGGTAATAACTTACAAGTTGCACCAAGCCACCATCCTGCAGATCCCTTAGAGCAGACTTAGCGCCCTCATCAACCGGTATAGAAACTCTCATcccagagccagagccaaGTCCAAAAGTGCCACCAATGCCAATATCTCTCCCGGGGGTACCAATTCGTGCCTCAGCCTCGGCCTTACGAACAGCCTCCAGCTCCCTCTCCTTCTCGCCCATCATATCTTCACGAGAAATAACATTGGGGCCCTCGCCATCCCGCTCGCGCCACGCATCCTCGCCCAGgatctcatcttcctcggtaGCAAAGACGGTAGAAGCGAACTTCTCTGTGCCCAGCTCGCGGGTCAGGGTCGAGCGGGTTGAGGCAAAGAGTGTCTTTGCTCGTACAGGTGCATTTGACGGGATGTAGGTCAAAGCGATGAGTGCAGCGGTTGAGCCGGTCGACGGCCGCCGGAGGAGGAGGTAGATGGGGGTTTTAGGCTGGAGGATGGAAGACAGCTGGGGAAGGGCTGAAAAGAAAGCATTTGTCGAGGGGCCACCTGAGAAGGAGATTGGGGCCAGCGGTGTTAGGTTCTCTGCTGTGATGGTTACCGGCAGACAGAAGGTTGAGGAGTCGGAGTTGAAGCGGGCGAATGCATCTTGCAGCTCCGCGGAGACTAGACGATTTATTAGTATTGAGTTCAATGGAATTCCTTCGGGAGTTCATGGCAAATAGTGTCTTACCTGTAATTCCTGACTGCATGATGCTGCACTTGAGGATGCAGCTGGGTTGGTTTGTTGTTatttagggggggggggggggaggagcGGTGAATGAGGGGCCGATGGCGTGTCAGCCGTTAGGGCTGGCTTTATTTTGACCTTTCTACGTCCAGCACTATAtcacagaaaaaaaaaggcaatccatcatcatcttcactCGACAGAAatccgtttttttttgtggcCGTGACACAAGTATCGCGGACTGGTGTATCTAAATCTACCGGGTCATTCATAGACAGACCCCTAACCAACCACGCTGGCGAACAACTCTTTAAGAGTCTTGGACATTCTCCATTTCAGCTCAAAATGCACCAGACAAAGTGGTATAGAAAAGAAATAATATATTTACAGAAAAAGAGTTGTTTCAGCCGGCTTGCAGTTGAACAGCTCTAGCCAAGACGGCCCAACGCGCGAAACAGACCATGCCGGGTCAGGTATCACAATGCTTTCCAAACAAACATGAAATTCTGGCTTATTTACTCCTCAAAATTGCCACCGATGAAAGCCCAATTGGAGCCCTCCAGCTTACCCTTAAGGAACTCATACACGGTAAAAGTGACGGCCTGACCGGGAGCAACACGCATCACACGAGGCGTGATACCTTTGTAGAAAGCGCGAGCACCCTCCGTCTTGAACATGTCCTTGGCAATGACCATGATACGGGAGACAGCGGACTGACCGGGCTCAGCACGGGTCTTTTGAAGACGGGTCTTGATGGTGTCGATGGGAGCGTTGGAGAAGGGACCGACGGCACCGGAAATCAGACCAATCATGGTGGTTTGGTAAGCGGGCAGCTGGCTATTACTGTAGTCGGGTTGCCAGCGCTGCAGGGCAGCCTTCAGCTCCGTGTATGTAGTGAAGTTGGCAGCCTGATTAGTTCCTTGTCGGAGGGCTGTCAGGGAGACACCGCGGTACAGGACGCTGAAGCCTTCTTCCTTGATCACGGTGAACAACGCATGTGGGGCGCTGCGGTACTTCGGAGCATCCAGGGGGTCAGCCAGGCTGTGATGCTGGGCCTGCAGACGAattttgatgacttccatgGGGTTGACAATGGCCACGGCTTCGGTAACGCCGGCGG
Above is a window of Penicillium digitatum chromosome 2, complete sequence DNA encoding:
- a CDS encoding Epoxide hydrolase, putative; its protein translation is MPIDKIQVSGDSRIEYKTATLNGYNYSYILSQPKSGQFKATVFLIHGFPDLSMGWRYQIPMLVDMGFRVVAPDCLGYGRTDAPDDFTAYALKRCAADIKALATHLGETQIILGGHDWGAGLAYRIALWHPELYFLMEDLIRDVTPNFAYQLQFKSGEVEKVVRSKDEIRQFLLALYGGRTEAGESGFDAYKGVLLDKLGELKLSRLLSEEELEFYTNEFVRNGIHGPLNWYRTRDVNFEDELAVLDREIQIPTLFIQALRDQALPPHLAKSMAKQLPRLTLKQVDSSHWALWEKPEEVNTIIGTWLKDQSVANEVSGKL
- a CDS encoding Pinin/SDK/MemA protein, producing the protein MSEGPETLASAVAVPSQDAIQKSLELTAKRRKSSTTEYDTKRRRLSSTDQTSPRCQRRRPSSPPPTTDESVEIKPTRPRGGREEDRKRGQRLFGGLLGTLSQSSSSAAQRRRADIEKKQQEKLKSQDAEYGELKKRRKEQRDEIRRRETPLYEREALQTRHSNMLALAHFHKTQAEPALYYKPWQPRTGDDAVIKQQIEEAEATIAREVAEFEARYPPEAFAPEQPTQVETQPTQAVTKQQAGEEQPQMPEEQQRSDGHPDQPSAPEHEADPTDSKSKETAQGAPDTVGVDINDQTPDLAKTDETTTNVEESATQDHHDAHRDDDGGEVVEDNEDTVIY
- a CDS encoding Actin monomer binding protein, putative; protein product: MQSGITVSAELQDAFARFNSDSSTFCLPVTITAENLTPLAPISFSGGPSTNAFFSALPQLSSILQPKTPIYLLLRRPSTGSTAALIALTYIPSNAPVRAKTLFASTRSTLTRELGTEKFASTVFATEEDEILGEDAWRERDGEGPNVISREDMMGEKERELEAVRKAEAEARIGTPGRDIGIGGTFGLGSGSGMRVSIPVDEGAKSALRDLQDGGLVQLTVDIPTEKIVLADSKSGVEPNSVATHISSSSPRYSFYHYPGSDVVIFVYTCPTGSSIKERMLHASSRRNAITVAEQEGLKIEKKIEASSPDEITGDRLQEEVTPARDQGSTRGFARPRRPGR
- a CDS encoding Mitochondrial carrier protein, translated to MSTKTANQKRTSPAVNLIAGGGAGMMEALVCHPLDTIKVRMQLSRRATAPGAKPRGFVATGAQIVQKETALGLYKGLGAVLGGIIPKMAIRFTSYETYKGMLADKQTGAVTSKATFLAGLAAGVTEAVAIVNPMEVIKIRLQAQHHSLADPLDAPKYRSAPHALFTVIKEEGFSVLYRGVSLTALRQGTNQAANFTTYTELKAALQRWQPDYSNSQLPAYQTTMIGLISGAVGPFSNAPIDTIKTRLQKTRAEPGQSAVSRIMVIAKDMFKTEGARAFYKGITPRVMRVAPGQAVTFTVYEFLKGKLEGSNWAFIGGNFEE